In Deinococcus maricopensis DSM 21211, one genomic interval encodes:
- a CDS encoding organic hydroperoxide resistance protein has product MSNLYTAEATATGGRAGHARTSDGRLDVDLSVPSEIGGDGGTGTNPEQLFAAGYAACFQGALGVAARRQKVSADNSEVTAKVGLEKEGLGFKLNVEIAVRLPGVERDVAEKLVHAAHEVCPYSNATRGNIDVRLSVID; this is encoded by the coding sequence ATGAGCAACCTGTACACCGCAGAAGCCACCGCCACCGGCGGCCGCGCCGGACACGCCCGCACCAGTGACGGCCGCCTGGATGTCGACCTCAGCGTCCCCAGCGAGATCGGCGGGGACGGCGGCACCGGCACGAACCCCGAGCAGCTGTTCGCCGCCGGGTACGCCGCGTGCTTCCAGGGGGCGCTCGGCGTCGCCGCGCGCCGCCAGAAGGTAAGCGCCGACAACAGCGAAGTCACCGCGAAGGTTGGCCTGGAAAAAGAAGGCCTCGGCTTCAAGCTGAACGTCGAGATTGCCGTCCGCCTCCCCGGCGTGGAACGCGACGTGGCCGAGAAGCTCGTGCACGCCGCGCACGAGGTGTGCCCGTACAGCAACGCCACCCGCGGCAACATCGACGTGCGCCTCAGCGTCATCGACTGA
- the rpoD gene encoding RNA polymerase sigma factor RpoD: MTEKKIAARARKPKAEQDPDAAAAPAPAASAPKTRKKPAVSTDDVNASVPEPAQVAEASASDVTPTPETPKPTRKRAASSAVDAPAKAEKPAKAKAAKPATRAAKKGDADKGAAPARTANAAEKPYYAHPAIQDLIKIGRTAGVLSSEDVAAALSTALEANGLDPESSDAFEDLQIYLQGLSIDIQDVDDDEDTEAEAEAETDEAAENEEEGYFDDMPRAVSNDPVRQYLHEIGRVPLLTLEEEISLARRIEEGEEARKVLDEQPELEDRQRRRLQRQVEDGAAARQGLIEANLRLVVSIAKKYTGRGLGFLDLIQEGNQGLIRAVEKFEYRRRYKFSTYATWWIRQAINRAIADQARTIRIPVHMVETINKLTRTARQLQQELSREPTYEEIAEAMGPGWDAAKVEEVQKVSQEPVSLETPIGDEKDSFYGDFIPDENLDSPVENAAKTLLSEELEKALSKLTEREAMVLKFRKGLVDGREHTLEEVGQRFNVTRERIRQIENKALRKLKYHESRTRKLRDFLD, encoded by the coding sequence ATGACTGAGAAGAAGATCGCCGCGCGCGCACGCAAGCCCAAAGCCGAGCAGGACCCGGACGCCGCTGCGGCGCCCGCCCCTGCGGCGAGCGCCCCGAAAACCCGCAAGAAGCCCGCGGTCAGCACGGACGACGTGAACGCGAGCGTTCCGGAGCCCGCGCAGGTGGCCGAGGCCTCCGCCTCGGACGTCACGCCCACTCCCGAGACGCCGAAGCCCACGCGGAAACGCGCTGCGAGCAGCGCGGTGGACGCGCCTGCGAAAGCCGAGAAGCCCGCGAAGGCGAAAGCCGCTAAGCCGGCGACGCGCGCCGCCAAGAAGGGCGACGCTGACAAGGGCGCGGCGCCCGCCCGCACCGCGAATGCGGCGGAGAAGCCGTACTACGCGCACCCGGCGATTCAGGACCTCATCAAGATTGGCCGGACGGCCGGCGTGCTGTCGAGCGAGGACGTCGCGGCGGCGTTGTCCACGGCCCTCGAAGCGAACGGGCTCGATCCGGAGAGCAGCGACGCGTTCGAGGACCTGCAGATTTACCTGCAGGGGTTGAGCATCGACATTCAGGACGTCGATGACGACGAGGACACCGAAGCGGAAGCAGAAGCGGAAACCGACGAGGCGGCCGAGAACGAGGAAGAAGGCTACTTCGATGACATGCCGCGCGCGGTCAGCAACGACCCGGTGCGGCAGTACCTGCACGAGATCGGCCGCGTGCCGTTGCTGACGCTCGAGGAGGAAATCAGCCTCGCGCGGCGCATCGAGGAGGGCGAGGAAGCCCGCAAGGTGCTGGATGAGCAGCCGGAACTCGAGGACCGTCAGCGCCGCCGCCTGCAGCGTCAGGTGGAGGACGGCGCCGCGGCGCGTCAGGGCCTGATCGAGGCGAACCTTCGCCTGGTGGTCAGCATCGCCAAGAAGTACACGGGGCGTGGCCTGGGCTTCCTGGACCTGATTCAGGAAGGCAACCAGGGCCTGATTCGCGCAGTCGAGAAGTTCGAGTACCGCCGCCGCTACAAGTTCTCGACGTACGCGACGTGGTGGATCCGTCAGGCCATCAACCGCGCGATTGCTGATCAGGCGCGCACCATCCGCATTCCGGTGCACATGGTCGAGACGATCAACAAGCTCACGCGCACGGCCCGTCAGCTGCAGCAGGAGCTGTCGCGCGAACCGACGTACGAGGAGATCGCCGAGGCGATGGGGCCCGGCTGGGACGCCGCGAAGGTCGAGGAAGTCCAGAAAGTCAGCCAGGAGCCCGTAAGTCTCGAGACGCCCATCGGCGACGAGAAGGACAGCTTCTACGGGGACTTCATTCCGGACGAGAACCTCGACAGTCCCGTCGAGAACGCCGCGAAGACGCTGCTCAGCGAGGAGCTGGAGAAGGCGCTCAGCAAGCTCACGGAGCGCGAGGCGATGGTCCTGAAGTTCCGCAAGGGGCTCGTGGACGGCCGCGAGCACACGCTGGAGGAGGTCGGGCAGCGCTTCAACGTGACGCGCGAACGCATCCGCCAGATCGAGAACAAGGCGCTGAGGAAACTCAAGTACCACGAGAGCCGCACGCGCAAGCTCCGCGACTTCCTCGATTGA
- the glgB gene encoding 1,4-alpha-glucan branching protein GlgB: MPDTLPLTDDTLRDFANGALVRPDQLLGAHPDTQGGVTGMRFAVWAPNAQRVSVIGDFNGWNHDEHPLHRHGWGVWSTFVPHAHHGQLYKYIVTTPDGRAVHKTDPYAHSMELRPGLAARVWAPEPYAWGDEHWMRTRDAGVTRPISVYEVHLGSWARGWSNEFLNYRELAHRIGDHVTHLGYTHVELMGVLEHPFDGSWGYQVTGYYAPTARHGTPEDFKYFVNHLHERGVGVLLDWVPGHFPTDEGGLAAYDGTPTYEYADPRKGYHPDWNTLIFDYGRHEVAAFLIGSALSWLQDYHIDGLRVDAVASMLHLDFSRRAGEWLPNGYGGNHNLEAIWFLKRFNDAVHHLAPGTITIAEESTSFPGVTSPTPDGLGFDYKWAMGWMNDTLAYFEQDPIYRQYAHHKLTFFNVYRTSERYMLPISHDEVVHLKKSLVEKMPGDWWQRRAGLRAFLALQWATPGKKLLFMGQEFAQTSEWNHDASLPWHLTAYADHADVMTLVRNLNFLYRGHPALHCGDHHEGGMRWINADDAHRNAYAFARRDPGGQHEVIVVANLSAVPMYGYGVRVDGGAYRAILNSDDPWYGGGAMPIGDLPVHDGHLFIDVPPHAVIYLERA; the protein is encoded by the coding sequence ATGCCCGACACGCTTCCCCTCACGGACGACACCCTGCGCGACTTCGCCAACGGCGCGCTCGTGCGCCCCGACCAGCTGCTCGGCGCGCATCCCGACACCCAGGGCGGCGTGACCGGGATGCGCTTCGCCGTCTGGGCCCCCAACGCCCAGAGGGTGAGCGTCATCGGCGACTTCAACGGCTGGAACCACGACGAACACCCCCTGCACCGCCACGGCTGGGGCGTCTGGAGCACTTTCGTGCCGCACGCGCACCACGGGCAGCTCTACAAATACATCGTCACGACGCCCGACGGCCGCGCCGTCCACAAGACCGACCCGTACGCGCACAGCATGGAACTCCGCCCCGGCCTCGCCGCGCGCGTCTGGGCGCCGGAGCCGTACGCCTGGGGTGACGAGCACTGGATGCGCACCCGCGACGCTGGCGTCACCCGTCCCATCAGCGTCTACGAGGTGCACCTCGGCTCCTGGGCGCGCGGCTGGTCGAACGAATTCCTGAACTACCGCGAACTCGCGCACCGCATCGGCGACCACGTCACCCACCTCGGGTACACGCACGTGGAACTCATGGGCGTCCTGGAGCACCCCTTCGACGGCTCCTGGGGCTACCAGGTGACCGGCTACTACGCCCCCACCGCGCGGCACGGCACCCCCGAGGACTTCAAGTACTTCGTGAACCACCTGCACGAACGCGGCGTCGGCGTGCTCCTCGACTGGGTGCCCGGGCACTTCCCGACCGACGAGGGCGGCCTCGCCGCGTACGACGGCACCCCCACCTACGAGTACGCCGACCCCCGCAAGGGCTACCACCCCGACTGGAACACCCTGATTTTCGACTACGGCCGCCACGAGGTCGCCGCGTTCCTGATCGGCTCCGCCCTCTCCTGGCTGCAGGACTACCACATCGACGGCCTGCGCGTGGACGCCGTCGCCAGCATGCTGCACCTCGACTTCTCCCGCCGCGCCGGCGAGTGGCTCCCCAACGGGTACGGCGGGAACCACAACCTCGAAGCGATCTGGTTCCTGAAACGCTTCAACGACGCCGTCCACCACCTCGCGCCCGGCACCATCACCATCGCCGAGGAGAGCACGTCGTTCCCGGGCGTCACGTCACCCACGCCCGACGGCCTCGGCTTCGACTACAAGTGGGCGATGGGCTGGATGAACGACACCCTCGCGTACTTCGAGCAGGACCCCATCTACCGCCAGTACGCGCACCACAAGCTCACATTCTTCAACGTGTACCGCACCAGCGAACGCTACATGCTGCCCATCAGCCACGACGAAGTCGTCCACCTGAAAAAAAGCCTGGTGGAGAAGATGCCCGGCGACTGGTGGCAGCGCCGCGCCGGCCTGCGGGCCTTCCTCGCGCTGCAATGGGCCACGCCCGGCAAGAAGCTCCTGTTCATGGGGCAGGAATTCGCGCAGACGAGCGAATGGAACCATGACGCGTCCCTCCCCTGGCACCTCACGGCGTACGCCGACCACGCGGACGTCATGACGCTCGTGCGGAACCTGAATTTCCTGTACCGGGGGCACCCGGCCCTGCACTGCGGTGACCACCACGAGGGCGGTATGCGCTGGATCAACGCGGACGACGCGCACCGCAACGCGTACGCGTTCGCGCGCCGCGACCCGGGCGGCCAGCACGAGGTCATCGTCGTCGCGAACCTCAGTGCCGTCCCCATGTACGGTTATGGCGTCCGCGTGGACGGCGGGGCGTACCGCGCGATCCTGAACAGCGACGACCCCTGGTACGGCGGTGGCGCCATGCCCATCGGCGACCTCCCCGTTCACGACGGGCACCTGTTCATTGACGTGCCCCCGCACGCCGTGATCTACCTCGAACGCGCCTGA
- a CDS encoding AAA family ATPase: MKEFTERVLSNVARVLVGKEDVARVALAGVVAGGHVLLEDAPGTGKTMLARALAVSLGLKFSRVQFTPDLLPSDVTGVSVYRDGRFEFVPGPIFTGILLADEINRATPKTQSALLEAMAEGQVTESGVTHRLAPPFVVIATQNPVEHEGTYRLPEAQLDRFLLKLSVGYPTLAEEVAMLANLQGAHPIDALGTVSDADELLRVRAQVREVFVSDDVRAYIAGLVAGTRTHPALTLGAGPRASLALQGVAQALAGMAGRAFVTPDDVQAAAAGVLAHRLVLRAEARLSGLRADAIVAEVVRAQPVPAEAAPAQ, encoded by the coding sequence ATGAAGGAATTTACGGAGCGGGTACTGAGCAACGTGGCGCGCGTACTGGTGGGCAAGGAGGACGTGGCGCGCGTGGCGCTCGCGGGCGTCGTCGCCGGTGGGCACGTGCTGCTGGAGGACGCGCCGGGCACCGGGAAGACCATGCTGGCGCGCGCCCTCGCCGTCAGTCTGGGCCTGAAGTTCAGCCGTGTGCAGTTCACGCCGGACCTGCTGCCGAGCGACGTGACGGGCGTCAGCGTGTACCGCGACGGGCGCTTCGAGTTCGTGCCCGGCCCGATCTTCACGGGCATCCTGCTGGCCGACGAGATCAACCGCGCCACCCCGAAAACGCAGTCGGCGCTGCTGGAAGCCATGGCGGAAGGGCAGGTGACGGAAAGCGGCGTGACGCACCGCCTCGCGCCGCCATTCGTGGTGATCGCCACGCAGAACCCGGTGGAGCATGAGGGCACGTACCGTCTGCCCGAAGCGCAGCTGGACCGGTTCCTGCTGAAGCTCTCGGTGGGGTACCCCACGCTGGCGGAGGAAGTCGCGATGCTCGCGAACCTGCAGGGCGCCCACCCCATCGACGCGCTGGGTACCGTGAGTGACGCCGACGAACTGCTGCGGGTGCGCGCGCAGGTGCGGGAGGTGTTCGTGAGTGATGACGTGCGCGCGTACATCGCGGGCCTCGTGGCGGGCACGCGCACGCACCCGGCATTGACGCTCGGGGCGGGGCCGCGCGCGAGCCTCGCGCTGCAGGGGGTCGCGCAGGCCCTGGCGGGCATGGCGGGCCGAGCGTTCGTAACGCCCGACGACGTGCAGGCGGCCGCGGCGGGCGTCCTCGCGCACCGGCTGGTGCTGCGCGCGGAAGCGCGCCTGTCGGGTCTGCGTGCGGACGCCATCGTCGCGGAGGTCGTGCGGGCGCAGCCCGTCCCGGCCGAGGCGGCGCCCGCACAGTGA
- a CDS encoding alpha/beta hydrolase, with translation MPNTSLKAALAILPALALAACGPRVTPPDPMASFTSQKLDWHTCDQSILGFDLDLSKYVGDRARCADVNVPLDWSNPTRGTASFSLLRVSAEKPAARKGAIFFNPGGPGGDGLAFAVQYGYLWSKASTSSPVGQNLKTLSEQYDLIGFSPRGVGASTRIYCGTNELYAPVNHPASDRSQRNIDAMIRNARLDAAACQKNPITPFINTDATARDLNLARQLLGDEKFNYVGYSYGTWLGAWYAKLFPANTGRILLDGNMGLDGDMAKTFISQPKAFERDFREVALAYVARHNDLYQLGSTREQAYTQFDALSAPLKYAASNVIAHAMYSADLMPSIGETLVGARGLQAILSAHPDADVNAVAAAVQSVKFSDDADLDAAAREQAFGLLGVYDALVHPTPQPAELENSSAAFTAITCNDTPWNTDQNYWTKLSDQMAKDYPLIGGAEAYTSCAYWKNWTVKKPAVPANMPPVMMLQNEYDPATPREGALDGWKSLPGARMVFIDNESQHAAFPYGTECVDLPITKYFLDGTLPKDTFTACQAKPLPGETQVYPVGEDYVKTTGLSVQNVGASAYQSEVGVQEALKGLRDIIERNAVQPGGLRQLPRQ, from the coding sequence ATGCCCAATACGTCCCTGAAAGCCGCCCTGGCCATCCTGCCGGCGCTCGCGCTCGCTGCCTGCGGGCCCCGCGTGACCCCCCCGGACCCCATGGCCTCGTTCACCAGTCAGAAGCTCGACTGGCACACCTGCGACCAGAGCATCCTCGGGTTCGACCTCGACCTGTCGAAATACGTCGGGGACCGCGCTCGCTGCGCTGACGTGAACGTCCCGCTCGACTGGAGCAACCCCACCCGCGGTACGGCCAGCTTCTCGCTGCTGCGCGTGAGCGCCGAGAAGCCCGCCGCCCGCAAGGGCGCCATCTTCTTCAACCCCGGCGGCCCCGGCGGCGACGGTCTGGCGTTCGCCGTGCAGTACGGGTACCTGTGGTCCAAGGCGAGCACCAGCTCCCCCGTGGGCCAGAACCTCAAGACGCTCAGCGAACAGTACGACCTGATCGGCTTCTCCCCGCGCGGCGTGGGCGCCAGCACCCGCATCTACTGCGGGACCAACGAACTGTACGCCCCCGTCAACCACCCCGCATCCGACCGCAGCCAGCGCAACATCGACGCGATGATCCGCAACGCCCGCCTCGACGCCGCCGCCTGCCAGAAGAACCCCATCACGCCGTTCATCAACACCGACGCCACTGCCCGTGACCTGAACCTCGCCCGCCAGCTCCTCGGCGACGAGAAATTCAACTACGTCGGCTACTCGTACGGCACGTGGCTCGGCGCGTGGTACGCCAAGCTGTTCCCCGCCAACACGGGCCGCATCCTGCTGGACGGCAACATGGGTCTGGACGGCGACATGGCCAAGACGTTCATCTCGCAACCCAAGGCGTTCGAGCGGGACTTCCGCGAGGTCGCGCTCGCGTACGTGGCGCGCCACAACGACCTGTACCAGCTCGGCAGCACCCGCGAGCAGGCGTACACGCAGTTCGACGCGCTCAGCGCCCCCCTGAAGTACGCGGCCAGCAACGTCATCGCGCACGCCATGTACAGCGCGGACCTCATGCCCAGCATCGGCGAGACCCTGGTCGGCGCGCGCGGCCTGCAGGCGATCCTCAGCGCCCACCCGGACGCGGACGTGAACGCCGTCGCGGCGGCCGTGCAAAGCGTCAAGTTCTCCGATGACGCGGACCTCGATGCGGCTGCACGCGAGCAGGCGTTCGGGCTGCTCGGCGTGTACGACGCGCTCGTCCACCCCACGCCCCAACCGGCGGAACTGGAGAACTCCAGCGCGGCGTTCACGGCCATCACCTGCAACGACACGCCGTGGAACACCGACCAGAACTACTGGACGAAACTCAGCGACCAGATGGCCAAGGACTACCCGCTCATCGGCGGCGCCGAAGCCTACACGAGCTGCGCGTACTGGAAGAACTGGACGGTCAAGAAGCCGGCCGTGCCCGCGAACATGCCGCCCGTCATGATGCTCCAGAACGAGTATGACCCGGCCACGCCGCGCGAAGGCGCGCTGGACGGCTGGAAGTCCCTGCCGGGCGCGCGCATGGTGTTCATCGACAACGAGTCGCAGCACGCGGCGTTCCCGTACGGCACGGAGTGCGTGGATCTGCCCATCACGAAGTACTTCCTGGACGGCACGCTGCCCAAGGACACCTTCACGGCGTGCCAGGCCAAGCCGCTGCCCGGTGAGACGCAGGTGTACCCGGTCGGCGAGGACTACGTCAAGACGACGGGCCTGAGCGTGCAGAACGTGGGCGCGAGCGCGTACCAGTCGGAGGTGGGCGTGCAGGAAGCCCTGAAGGGTCTGCGCGACATCATCGAGCGGAACGCGGTGCAGCCGGGCGGTCTGCGCCAGCTGCCCCGTCAGTAA
- a CDS encoding DUF58 domain-containing protein, whose amino-acid sequence MALLAWVAALLALVALLRVLYARPPQVQLTRTYPPAAFEGDRVPLTVTIRVHARLPTRVLIEDPTPRTVVPDAQLTLGGLVFGRLALTHAATLTPQRRGVHAWSGSTLAWADPLGLFWHRAPLTVPDALEVYPGTHGLVLPDLLRPLLSEGSLARTVGLDDPISLRGARPYVPGDPPARLHWRLTARMGTPMVREVERTAASRVTVHVDARGTDEYVEAAARLAASLTREALELQVPVVVSDAEGRSLGGRTPEALRSALSRLARLHAQPDAPARIPEPEPGGNLIVITQRAGAAFLASALAARAYARRVVVIVLPEGFYLEPGEVGRPIRFAPPDAVRDLERQAGVLEEAGVLLYVLRGNSSVLRLGA is encoded by the coding sequence ATGGCGCTGCTCGCGTGGGTGGCGGCGCTGCTGGCGCTGGTGGCCCTGCTGCGCGTCCTGTACGCTCGGCCCCCGCAGGTGCAGCTGACGCGCACGTACCCGCCCGCGGCGTTCGAGGGAGACCGCGTGCCGCTGACCGTGACGATCCGCGTGCATGCGCGCCTGCCGACGCGCGTCCTGATCGAGGACCCCACACCGCGCACGGTCGTGCCGGACGCGCAGCTCACGCTGGGTGGGCTGGTGTTCGGGCGGCTCGCCCTCACGCATGCGGCGACGCTCACGCCGCAGCGGCGCGGCGTTCACGCGTGGAGCGGTTCGACGCTCGCGTGGGCGGACCCGCTCGGGCTGTTCTGGCACCGCGCGCCCCTCACCGTGCCGGACGCGCTGGAGGTGTACCCGGGCACGCACGGGCTGGTCCTCCCGGACCTGCTGCGCCCCCTGCTGTCCGAGGGGAGTCTGGCGCGCACCGTCGGCCTGGACGATCCGATCAGCCTGCGGGGGGCGCGGCCGTACGTGCCCGGCGACCCGCCCGCTCGGCTGCACTGGCGCCTCACGGCCCGCATGGGCACCCCCATGGTCCGCGAGGTGGAACGCACCGCCGCGAGCCGCGTGACTGTGCACGTGGACGCACGCGGCACCGACGAGTACGTGGAGGCCGCCGCGCGCCTCGCCGCGAGCCTCACGCGCGAGGCGTTGGAGTTGCAGGTGCCCGTCGTGGTGAGCGACGCCGAGGGGCGCAGCCTGGGCGGGCGGACGCCCGAGGCGTTGCGGTCCGCGCTCTCACGCCTTGCGCGCCTGCACGCCCAGCCGGACGCCCCTGCGCGTATCCCCGAGCCGGAGCCGGGCGGGAACCTGATCGTGATCACGCAGCGGGCCGGCGCGGCGTTCCTCGCGTCGGCACTCGCGGCGCGCGCGTACGCCCGGCGCGTCGTGGTGATCGTCCTGCCCGAAGGGTTCTACCTGGAGCCGGGCGAGGTGGGGCGGCCTATTCGCTTCGCGCCGCCCGACGCGGTACGGGACTTGGAGCGGCAGGCGGGCGTCCTAGAGGAAGCGGGCGTGCTGCTGTACGTCCTGCGGGGGAACAGCAGCGTCCTGCGATTGGGTGCCTGA
- a CDS encoding class I SAM-dependent methyltransferase → MTYFDVVRAGVPPRLSDVEVRTKAGVRGAPGVDDAQVLLVTTLLKRGVEGPLLDLTAMGGLTRAALGADVQVVEASRAALTVLAAQGFGAAAAVPGDDVGTCAQVSAVLAGDRGNAHAEALTAWAHASTAPGGTLYLAGDKDKGFERYFKRARAAFGAGEIIARDGGMRVAALTRTSQAVVPVPAPTTYEVNQLQISALPGVFSSAGLDFATQLLLGEAPEVLGRSLAGLDIADYGCGAGVIGAHAARAGAHVTMLDDDLSAVRSAQATLAANGLAGRALHSDVDSALDAETFDAVLSNPPFHVGRRVVLDVTAAFIASWGRRLRPGGVAVLVANDFLPYEPLLAAWGTVEELTRVRGFKVLAAQKA, encoded by the coding sequence ATGACGTACTTCGATGTGGTGCGGGCGGGCGTTCCGCCGAGGCTGTCGGACGTGGAGGTCCGGACGAAGGCGGGCGTGCGGGGCGCGCCGGGCGTGGACGACGCGCAGGTGCTGCTGGTGACCACGCTGCTGAAACGCGGCGTGGAGGGACCGCTGCTGGACCTCACGGCGATGGGCGGGCTGACCCGCGCGGCCCTCGGGGCGGACGTGCAGGTGGTCGAGGCGTCGCGGGCGGCGTTGACGGTGCTGGCCGCGCAGGGGTTCGGCGCGGCGGCAGCGGTGCCGGGGGACGACGTGGGCACATGCGCGCAGGTGAGCGCGGTGCTCGCCGGGGACCGCGGGAACGCGCACGCGGAGGCGTTGACGGCGTGGGCGCACGCGAGCACGGCGCCGGGCGGAACGCTGTACCTCGCGGGGGACAAGGACAAGGGGTTCGAGCGGTACTTCAAGCGGGCGCGCGCGGCCTTCGGGGCGGGCGAGATCATCGCGCGCGACGGGGGGATGCGCGTGGCGGCGTTGACGCGCACGTCGCAGGCGGTGGTGCCGGTGCCGGCGCCAACGACGTACGAGGTGAACCAGTTGCAGATCTCGGCGTTGCCGGGCGTGTTCAGTTCGGCGGGGCTGGATTTTGCGACGCAGTTGCTGCTCGGCGAGGCGCCGGAGGTGCTGGGGCGCAGCCTGGCGGGGCTGGACATCGCAGATTACGGGTGCGGGGCGGGCGTGATCGGCGCGCACGCGGCGCGGGCGGGCGCGCACGTGACGATGCTGGATGATGACCTGTCAGCGGTGCGGTCGGCGCAGGCGACGCTCGCGGCGAACGGCCTGGCGGGGCGGGCGCTGCACAGCGACGTGGACAGCGCACTGGACGCGGAGACGTTCGATGCGGTGCTGAGCAACCCGCCGTTCCACGTGGGCCGGCGGGTGGTGCTGGACGTGACGGCGGCGTTCATTGCGTCGTGGGGGCGGCGGCTGCGTCCGGGCGGGGTGGCGGTGCTGGTGGCGAACGATTTCCTGCCGTACGAGCCGCTGCTGGCTGCGTGGGGCACCGTCGAGGAGTTGACGCGCGTGCGGGGCTTCAAGGTGCTCGCGGCGCAGAAAGCCTGA
- a CDS encoding DUF4129 domain-containing protein, giving the protein MVMLREALGRSRAADRRGAALAALLPWVMLGALPAWVCAAFAVALAVSAWSRAVRTRSNEWALPLLVAGLLAFTRAPDVLGVATTALVYGVVAVLLGVASEALREGAPSGGWVLAALFLWAPSAPGLAAFLLVLALRDGPEGRATRAWPGWRAWGMVAVGAAALALATAFLPRADGWGARLADAASPLARTAPPNRPPGAVLGGGLGARQGARGTPAAPAPRARAEPDAAVQTAVTLLALGMALVLLALRWRTRGRAEGEGGRHWSDYALAAGAALMAASLLVYAFGSRATPPSTSTLAPSQTPPRVNAPARPAPAPAPRPPVARAPSVPTWPFVGLSVLAFGVLVAVATLVLRTRAASPEGAAPEGAAGEGDAAEHRLHRVRAAYRRAEAALTRAGWSRAPHETPGAYLRRVAEVHPDLADALRTLGAAYDPVRYGGMVTEADADAAEGAARATELKMNTAEDA; this is encoded by the coding sequence ATGGTGATGCTCAGGGAGGCGCTCGGTCGGTCGCGCGCGGCGGACCGCCGGGGTGCGGCGCTTGCGGCGCTGCTGCCGTGGGTGATGCTGGGCGCGCTGCCCGCGTGGGTGTGCGCGGCGTTCGCGGTCGCGCTGGCGGTGAGCGCGTGGAGCCGCGCGGTGCGGACGCGCAGCAACGAGTGGGCGTTGCCGCTGCTGGTGGCGGGCCTGCTGGCGTTCACGCGCGCGCCGGACGTGCTGGGCGTGGCGACGACGGCGCTCGTGTACGGCGTGGTGGCGGTCCTGCTGGGAGTGGCGTCCGAGGCGCTGCGTGAGGGCGCGCCGTCCGGGGGGTGGGTGCTGGCCGCGCTGTTCCTGTGGGCGCCGTCCGCGCCGGGGCTGGCGGCGTTCCTGCTGGTGTTGGCGCTGCGGGACGGCCCGGAAGGCCGGGCAACGCGTGCATGGCCAGGCTGGCGGGCGTGGGGGATGGTCGCGGTCGGGGCGGCGGCGCTGGCGCTGGCGACGGCGTTCTTGCCGCGCGCGGATGGTTGGGGGGCGCGGCTCGCGGACGCGGCGTCGCCATTGGCGCGCACCGCGCCGCCCAACCGCCCGCCCGGCGCGGTGCTGGGGGGTGGCCTGGGGGCGCGGCAGGGTGCGCGCGGCACCCCCGCTGCGCCGGCCCCACGAGCACGGGCGGAGCCGGACGCGGCCGTTCAGACGGCCGTGACGCTGCTGGCCCTGGGGATGGCGCTGGTGCTGCTCGCCCTTCGGTGGCGGACGCGCGGTCGCGCGGAGGGCGAGGGGGGCCGGCATTGGTCCGATTACGCCCTGGCGGCCGGTGCGGCGCTGATGGCGGCGTCGCTGCTGGTGTACGCGTTCGGTTCGCGTGCGACGCCGCCCTCCACCTCCACGCTCGCGCCGTCTCAGACGCCGCCGAGGGTCAACGCCCCGGCGCGGCCCGCGCCCGCCCCGGCGCCGCGCCCGCCAGTGGCGCGGGCCCCGTCCGTGCCGACTTGGCCGTTCGTGGGCCTGAGCGTCCTGGCCTTCGGGGTGCTGGTCGCCGTGGCCACACTGGTGCTGCGGACGCGCGCGGCGTCGCCGGAGGGCGCGGCGCCGGAAGGGGCGGCGGGCGAGGGCGACGCCGCGGAGCATCGCCTGCACCGGGTGCGCGCCGCGTACCGCCGCGCCGAGGCGGCCCTCACGCGGGCCGGGTGGTCGCGCGCGCCGCACGAGACGCCCGGCGCCTACCTGCGGCGGGTGGCCGAGGTGCACCCGGACCTCGCGGACGCCCTGCGCACACTGGGCGCCGCGTACGACCCGGTCCGGTACGGCGGGATGGTCACCGAAGCGGACGCGGACGCCGCTGAAGGGGCGGCGCGCGCCACCGAACTCAAGATGAACACAGCGGAGGACGCATGA